One segment of uncultured Propionivibrio sp. DNA contains the following:
- a CDS encoding DUF5681 domain-containing protein: MNKDRRTPTTAWKKGQSGNPKGKPRGARNYATRLVMGLLEDGAAEIAKVIVEAAKGGDLAAARLVIERLAPPIRERPIDLSLPDTATAEGISQAQQIILEAVGNGTLLPGEATTLAGIVETRRKALETQELEARITLLEEMKS; this comes from the coding sequence ATGAACAAAGACCGTCGAACACCGACAACCGCGTGGAAAAAAGGGCAAAGTGGTAATCCAAAAGGCAAGCCGCGTGGCGCTCGCAATTACGCAACACGCCTTGTCATGGGGCTTCTTGAGGACGGTGCGGCAGAAATCGCCAAAGTTATCGTTGAAGCCGCGAAAGGCGGCGACTTGGCCGCTGCGAGACTCGTAATAGAGCGTCTTGCACCTCCGATCCGGGAGCGCCCAATTGACCTTTCATTGCCCGATACCGCGACGGCAGAAGGGATCAGTCAGGCCCAGCAAATCATCTTGGAAGCTGTCGGTAATGGAACGCTGCTGCCCGGTGAGGCCACGACGCTTGCAGGTATCGTCGAAACGCGCCGAAAGGCACTTGAAACTCAAGAATTGGAAGCACGAATCACCTTGCTTGAGGAGATGAAATCATGA
- a CDS encoding DUF4118 domain-containing protein produces the protein MDIERPDPDKLLDQVHAEEAKARRGKLKIFFGASAGVGKTYAMLGDARQQLLNGVDVVIGVVETHGRTETEAMADGIDRLPLSDVPYRGHVLKEFDLDAALARRPAIILMDELAHSNVAGSRHPKRWQDVQELLDVGVNVYSTINVQHLESLNDIVSGITGIHVWETVPDRVFDDADEVVVVDFPPDELLERLRQGKVYLPEQARTASKNFFRKGNLLALRELALRRTANRVDDEMQHYRRRSSTAPVWPTRESLLACIDSGERGEKIVRSCARLAAQFDVPWHAVHVETQSGYPDEKQRQSMLRVLKLAQDLGATTTTLSAPEAAPALVRYAREHNLSRLVMGRSHRRWRWPWRKTIGEAVEAEASDLDILRVALPRKTKSEGDGTNKPRRRDAPVRWKGYAAAIAICAVTALLATPLLGMIELTNIVMLFLLAVVVVALVFGRGPAVLAAFVGVGLFDFFFVPPRFSFAVSDIQYLMTFAVMLVVALVVGQLTAGLRVQVAAVTERERRVRALYEMSRELSATLLPEQVAEIGARFLATELSVPSALLIADDADRLRAVAGATTDVDMGVAQWSFERGVAAGRGTDTLPASKCLVLPLKATMRLRGVLAVEPAGSGLLDPEHRRVLDTCASLMAISIERIHYFDIAQKTMVQMESERLRNSLLSAISHDLRTPLASLVGLADTLQMIQPVPMGQQAEVIQAMRNSAMRMNALVGNLLDMARLESGAVQLNRQWQPLEEVVGSALGACSSLLDGRPIKADLPDDLPLLQFDTVLMERVLANVLENACKYTPEGSAIDIHAHAETDSVVLRIDDHGPGLPAGREEAIFDKFERGQRESATPGVGLGLAICRAIVQAHGGTIRGETRKEGGASFVITLPRGKPPLDNGANELPNENP, from the coding sequence ATGGATATCGAACGTCCCGATCCCGACAAGCTGCTTGACCAAGTCCACGCGGAAGAGGCGAAAGCGCGCCGAGGAAAACTAAAGATCTTCTTCGGCGCATCGGCTGGCGTGGGCAAGACCTACGCGATGCTTGGCGATGCGCGACAGCAGTTGCTGAACGGGGTCGATGTTGTCATCGGCGTGGTCGAAACGCATGGACGTACAGAGACCGAGGCGATGGCCGATGGCATTGATCGCTTGCCATTGAGTGACGTGCCTTATCGCGGACATGTACTCAAGGAGTTCGACCTTGACGCGGCCCTTGCGCGTAGACCGGCCATCATCCTGATGGATGAACTGGCGCACTCCAACGTTGCCGGGTCACGTCACCCGAAGCGCTGGCAGGATGTGCAGGAACTGCTCGATGTGGGCGTTAATGTCTACTCGACGATCAACGTGCAGCACCTCGAAAGCCTGAACGATATTGTCAGCGGCATTACCGGCATTCACGTATGGGAGACAGTTCCTGATCGCGTCTTCGACGATGCCGACGAGGTGGTCGTGGTTGACTTTCCGCCGGACGAGCTGCTCGAACGCCTGCGTCAGGGAAAGGTCTATCTCCCAGAACAGGCGCGAACCGCGTCGAAGAATTTCTTCCGCAAGGGAAATCTTCTTGCCCTGCGCGAACTCGCCCTGCGCCGGACAGCGAACCGTGTCGATGATGAAATGCAACATTATCGGCGCCGCAGTTCGACGGCGCCGGTGTGGCCGACGCGGGAGTCGCTGTTAGCATGCATCGATTCGGGCGAGCGTGGAGAAAAGATTGTGCGCAGTTGCGCCCGCCTGGCGGCCCAATTCGACGTGCCGTGGCATGCCGTTCACGTGGAGACGCAAAGCGGCTACCCGGATGAAAAGCAGCGTCAGTCGATGCTGCGCGTCCTCAAGCTTGCCCAGGATCTCGGTGCAACCACCACGACGCTGTCGGCGCCCGAGGCCGCGCCAGCGTTGGTGCGCTACGCACGCGAACACAATCTGTCGCGCCTGGTCATGGGGCGATCGCATCGGCGTTGGCGCTGGCCATGGCGGAAGACCATCGGCGAAGCGGTTGAAGCGGAAGCGAGCGATTTGGATATCCTGCGGGTTGCACTGCCACGCAAGACCAAATCAGAAGGCGATGGCACGAACAAACCGCGCCGTCGAGACGCGCCTGTGCGCTGGAAAGGCTACGCGGCGGCGATCGCTATCTGCGCTGTAACGGCTTTGCTGGCGACCCCTCTGCTAGGCATGATCGAACTGACCAACATCGTCATGCTGTTCCTGCTCGCGGTGGTCGTTGTGGCGCTTGTGTTCGGGCGTGGCCCGGCGGTACTCGCCGCTTTTGTTGGCGTCGGCTTGTTCGACTTTTTTTTCGTTCCTCCCCGTTTTTCCTTCGCGGTCAGCGATATCCAGTACCTGATGACGTTCGCGGTCATGCTGGTGGTTGCCCTTGTCGTCGGGCAATTGACGGCCGGGTTGCGTGTTCAGGTGGCTGCGGTAACGGAGCGCGAACGACGCGTCCGGGCGCTGTACGAGATGTCACGCGAGCTTTCGGCAACCCTCTTGCCCGAGCAGGTCGCCGAGATTGGCGCTCGATTCCTCGCAACCGAATTAAGTGTGCCTTCGGCACTGCTCATCGCTGACGACGCCGACCGGCTTCGGGCTGTCGCCGGTGCGACTACCGATGTCGACATGGGAGTGGCTCAGTGGTCCTTTGAGCGAGGCGTTGCGGCAGGCCGTGGGACGGATACGCTGCCAGCTAGCAAATGTCTGGTACTGCCACTCAAGGCCACGATGCGGTTACGGGGCGTGCTTGCTGTGGAACCCGCCGGCAGTGGTCTGCTTGATCCGGAACACAGGCGAGTCCTAGACACCTGCGCCTCGCTGATGGCGATATCCATCGAGCGCATTCATTATTTCGATATTGCGCAAAAAACGATGGTGCAGATGGAATCCGAGCGCCTTCGTAACTCGCTGTTGTCGGCCATTTCGCATGATTTGCGGACACCGCTTGCCTCGTTGGTCGGTCTCGCCGATACGTTACAGATGATCCAGCCTGTGCCGATGGGGCAGCAGGCCGAGGTCATCCAGGCAATGCGCAATTCGGCAATGCGGATGAATGCTTTGGTTGGCAACCTGCTTGATATGGCGCGTCTTGAGTCAGGGGCTGTTCAGTTGAACCGGCAATGGCAACCGCTGGAAGAAGTGGTCGGGAGTGCCTTGGGCGCCTGTTCTTCACTCCTCGACGGGCGTCCGATAAAGGCTGACCTGCCGGACGATTTGCCTCTGCTACAGTTCGATACGGTATTGATGGAGCGCGTGCTGGCAAACGTGTTGGAGAACGCCTGCAAATACACCCCGGAGGGATCGGCGATCGACATTCACGCGCATGCCGAAACCGATAGCGTGGTCCTGCGCATTGACGACCACGGTCCGGGCTTGCCAGCAGGACGCGAAGAGGCCATTTTCGACAAGTTCGAACGTGGGCAGCGGGAAAGCGCGACACCTGGCGTCGGTTTGGGCTTGGCTATTTGCCGCGCGATAGTGCAGGCACATGGCGGAACGATTCGGGGTGAAACGCGCAAGGAAGGCGGAGCCAGTTTTGTCATCACGCTACCACGCGGCAAGCCTCCCCTTGATAACGGTGCAAATGAATTACCGAACGAGAATCCATGA
- a CDS encoding ParA family protein, producing MKSIAFFNNKGGVGKTTLLCNLAGYLGTRKDLRILVIDADPQSNATAYLLDEAKIAEIYSGGLEKSLYGYYESVERGKGYSDEIPFVTKSPRFCVDLLPGHPRFALREDLLARDWSETLTGKDRGLQTTYAFRHLLNTMAPNYDLILVDMGPSLGAINRSILLATNHFLTPMSADLFSLMAVENILLSLATWNSDINMGLGYYQKNNQQEYVLDDVEVKWSVSFLGYVMQQYKMQTIAGKKRPVKAYDEIIKRFPDELDELENQFGLGDIGSAKLGEFPSLFSLIPMSQTAHAPVFGLQASDGVVGAHFSMVDSAATMFEEISVRLLKRLSMFEEAPK from the coding sequence ATGAAGAGCATTGCATTTTTCAACAATAAAGGTGGTGTTGGAAAAACCACTTTACTCTGCAATTTAGCTGGATATTTAGGAACCCGTAAAGATCTACGAATTTTGGTAATTGACGCAGACCCGCAAAGCAATGCAACTGCATATCTGCTTGATGAGGCAAAGATTGCAGAGATTTATAGCGGTGGACTCGAGAAGAGTCTTTACGGGTACTACGAGTCAGTGGAGCGAGGAAAGGGATATTCCGATGAAATTCCTTTTGTAACTAAGTCGCCTAGATTTTGCGTCGACTTACTCCCGGGCCATCCGCGTTTTGCACTCCGAGAGGATTTGTTAGCACGTGACTGGTCAGAAACTCTTACCGGAAAAGATCGAGGGTTACAAACCACGTACGCTTTTAGGCATTTGTTAAACACAATGGCGCCAAACTACGACCTTATCCTCGTTGATATGGGGCCATCCCTAGGTGCAATTAACAGGTCGATTTTGCTAGCAACCAATCATTTCTTGACCCCAATGTCGGCGGATCTGTTTAGTTTAATGGCCGTTGAAAACATTCTCTTGTCGTTGGCGACTTGGAATAGTGACATCAACATGGGGCTTGGCTACTACCAAAAAAACAATCAGCAGGAATATGTCCTTGATGACGTCGAAGTTAAATGGTCGGTGTCCTTTCTCGGCTATGTCATGCAGCAATACAAGATGCAGACAATTGCCGGTAAGAAACGACCAGTTAAGGCCTACGATGAGATTATTAAAAGATTCCCTGATGAATTAGATGAACTCGAAAACCAATTTGGCCTTGGTGATATCGGAAGTGCAAAACTGGGGGAGTTTCCCTCGCTTTTCAGCTTGATTCCTATGTCGCAAACTGCTCATGCTCCTGTCTTTGGGCTTCAGGCGTCGGACGGGGTCGTGGGCGCACATTTTTCGATGGTTGACAGTGCCGCAACGATGTTCGAAGAAATATCAGTTCGTTTGCTTAAGCGACTGAGCATGTTTGAAGAGGCCCCGAAATGA
- the kdpE gene encoding two-component system response regulator KdpE produces the protein MSENKTRVLIVEDEETIRRFVRMALESEGYEAYEADTMKRGLIEAGTRRPELVILDLGLPDGDGVDLIRELRAWSAMPVIVLSARSAENDKIAALDAGADDYLVKPFGAGELLARVRSQMRRSAYSDAGQPLVSFSDITIDLSRRLVKRNNEPLHLTPIEYRLLTCLAAQPDRVITHRQLLTSVWGPGHMEDLHYVRVHMANLRKKIEHDASMPKHIITESGIGYRFVL, from the coding sequence ATGAGCGAAAACAAGACACGGGTATTGATAGTCGAGGACGAGGAGACCATCCGCCGTTTCGTCCGCATGGCGCTCGAAAGCGAAGGATACGAAGCCTATGAAGCCGATACCATGAAGCGTGGCTTGATTGAAGCAGGCACGCGGCGGCCGGAACTCGTTATTCTCGATCTTGGCTTGCCAGATGGTGATGGAGTCGATTTAATTCGTGAATTGCGCGCTTGGTCTGCGATGCCCGTGATTGTTCTTTCAGCGCGCAGTGCCGAGAACGACAAGATTGCCGCGCTTGATGCCGGTGCAGACGATTATCTCGTCAAACCCTTTGGGGCCGGCGAACTACTTGCACGCGTACGCTCTCAAATGCGGCGCAGCGCCTATTCGGACGCAGGGCAGCCGCTGGTAAGTTTCAGCGATATCACCATTGATCTGTCTCGTCGCTTGGTAAAGCGCAACAATGAGCCACTGCACCTTACACCGATCGAGTATCGGCTACTAACCTGTTTGGCTGCCCAACCAGATCGGGTGATCACGCATCGGCAGTTGCTCACCAGTGTTTGGGGGCCGGGTCACATGGAAGACTTGCATTACGTTCGGGTTCACATGGCCAACCTGCGCAAGAAAATCGAACACGACGCATCGATGCCTAAACATATCATCACAGAATCAGGAATTGGCTATCGCTTCGTCCTGTAG